A single region of the Gossypium arboreum isolate Shixiya-1 chromosome 12, ASM2569848v2, whole genome shotgun sequence genome encodes:
- the LOC108477875 gene encoding uncharacterized protein LOC108477875 codes for MTPDRITLQNMEKKSNESFRQYAQRWREMAIQVQPPFLEKETTMLFINTLKAPFTTHMLGNATKSFSDIVMTGEMIENAVRSGKIEAKESTRKSAPRKRDNEVNNANVFGKGQSKSLTVNQPKTVTTNQRSSVRQESNTKENTERPQFTPIPMTYRELYQNLFNAHIVSPFYLKPLQPPYPKWYDTKAQCGYHAGITGHSIENCTAFKKVVERLIKMGIVRFDDPAVPNVVGNPLPNHTDQGVNVISKGKNKKIKRKVAEVRIPLRRMWREMAKRDLIALDLRRESKEERNYCEFHNEVGHEIQECVEFRALVQNMLDNKEMKFYQETKNPVEGDICASEGESTAQSQTANYLVVIISRPKNNEVGVQMPPRVIIQRPAVFPYKDSKKVPWNYNCNMTIPGKESLVDTSKESQDRGSYTRSRRHYDAANEEANPQKEKPQ; via the coding sequence ATGACCCCTGACAGAATCACTCTCCAGAACATGGAGAAGAAATCAAATGAAAGTTTCAGACAGTACGCACAAAGATGGAGAGAGAtggccatacaagttcagccgCCATTTCTAGAAAAAGAAACGACGATGCTCTTTATTAACACTTTGAAGGCCCCTTTTACCACTCATATGTTGGGAAATGCCACTAAGAGCTTCTCTGACATAGTAATGACGGGGGAAATGATCGAAAATGCTGTGAGGAGCGGTAAGATAGAAGCCAAAGAAAGTACCAGAAAGTCAGCCCCAAGGAAAAGAGATAACGAAGTAAACAATGCAAACGTATTCGGTAAAGGCCAATCCAAGTCACTTACTGTAAATCAGCCAAAGACAGTGACCACCAATCAACGTagctctgtaagacaagaatCTAACACAAAGGAGAACACAGAAAGGCCGCAATTCACCCCTATACCCATGacgtatagggagttgtaccagaACTTGTTCAACGCTCATATAGTGTCCCCTTTTTACCTGAAGCCACTGCAGcccccatatcccaaatggtatgacacaaagGCCCAATGTGGATACCACGCGGGAATTACCGGGCACTCAATCGAGAATTGTACTGCATTCAAAAAAGTAGTCGAAAGGCTCATTAAGATGGGGATCGTGAGGTTTGACGACCCAGCCGTACCCAACGTAGTAGGAAACCCGCTCCCCAATCATACCGACCAGGGAGTGAATGTGATAAGCAAAGGTAAAAACAAGAAGATTAAGCGTAAGGTTGCGGAAGTCAGGATTCCGTTGAGACGAATGTGGAGGGAGATGGCCAAGAGAGATTTGATCGCGTTAGATTTGAGAAGAGAATCCAAAGAAGAGAGGAACTACTGCGAGTTCCACAATGAGGTAGGGCATGAAATCCAAGAGTGTGTGGAGTTCAGGGCCCTCGTGCAGAACATGTTAGATAATAAAGAAATGAAGTTTTATCAAGAAACTAAAAACCCCGTAGAGGGAGATATATGTGCGTCGGAAGGAGAATCGACTGCACAGAGTCAAACAGCTAACTATCTCGTAGTCATCATATCGAGACCTAAAAATAATGAAGTTGGAGTACAAATGCCACCGAGGGTCATAATCCAAAGACCTGCAGTCTTCCCCTACAAGGACAGTAAAAAAGTCCCATGGAATTATAATTGTAACATGACGATTCCGGGGAAGGAAAGCCTGGTGGATACTTCCAAAGAGAGTCAAGACAGGGGCTCCTATACACGTAGTAGGAGACATTACGATGCAGCAAATGAGGAGGCAAACCCACAAAAGGAAAAGCCTCAGTAG